A region of the Emys orbicularis isolate rEmyOrb1 chromosome 6, rEmyOrb1.hap1, whole genome shotgun sequence genome:
AATTCCTGCAACACTGATCCCACAGGAGAGTGTCACAGTGGACAGTTTAGCACCTGCTAGAGCTTTGGGCTCACAACACACTGTCCCTTCAGGGTCTTCAATTTTATCCATATTCTGCTTGTACCAAGTTATTAAACCAATATTAGAGCAGGTGCATTCCAGTGGATTGTAACTTAAATTGATTATACTCTGGCCGGATAAGTTAGTTAACATGTCACGTGGTATAATATGGATCCTATTATTGGCAAAATTGAGATAGATGCTCTTGAGATTGGAAAATGCATCTGTGCTGAATGCAATAAGCTTGTTGTGGCTCAGGTCAACCTGCTTTAGCTTCTTGAGGGTGTGAAATGCTTGGTTTTGTATAGCTGTCAGATCACAGAATGATAAAATTAACACCTCTAAACTGGGTACCTGGTGAAAGAGATTTTCATTCAGAATGGTCCCTGACTGAAACTTATTCCCCCTAAGGTTCAACAGGAAAAGGGTTTGCAGCCCCTGTAAAAGGTGCTGAATGTTGGTATCGATATAGGAATAAGAAAGGTTCAGGACATGCAAGAGATGCAGATTGCGGAAAGGACCCTGGGAAGCATTGATGTGAAGACGTGTAAAAGCTAAATCCAGGAGCTCCAGGTTAGCACCTTCCTTAAAGGCCAAATCTTGGAGCTGAAGCTGCTTGTTGTAGCTCAGATTCAGGTGCCGTAATCCACTCAGGCCTTTTAGCTGGTTGCTGCAGCAATCTAAATTTTCTATGTAACTGTGGCTTAAATCCAGGTGTTGAAGCTTTGACAGTGTTTTTAAACAGCCAGAGCCTAAGTCCAGATTCTCAGCATTTTCTCTGATATGgaggtgggtgagggaggggaaggcggTGGAGCTAATGTTGCACATGTGCTTAAAGGCGTTCCTATTGAGAATTAATTCTTCCAACATGTTCATGCCAGTGATGTCAGGAGGTAACATGCTGATGTAGGTGTGAGTCAGATCCAGCCTTTGGAGTTTGCTCAAACACTGAAATGTGGCAGCAGTCAAATGAAGGAAATGCCGCTTTTGCAGACTGATATCCACCACAGAGATATTGCACAGGTTCAGTAGCATAGTAGGGTTTATGGGAAGCCCATTTTCTGCATCCTCAAATGTCCCCAACCAAAGAGTATGGGTTCTGGTTTCCTGCATCCCTGCTAAAACCACAGAAATGTCAATGCAACCTCCAAAGTCCAAGCTGTAAAATAAGTTGGACTGGAACGCCCCAGCTTCAATGTGTATAATATCATTGCCCGTCAAGATCAGAGTTAAATTCTTTGTCTGCAGCAGAATATTTATGTCTTTTGCTGCTATTCTTTGTATGTTGTTCATTTGAAAATCAAGGTATTTGAGGTTTCTGGTTGGAAAGCTTGGAGGGAGCTGCAgtgaggagatatgattgctgcCCAAGTCAAAAGTCTCTAAATTATCCAGATTCTGCATTGGAATAAATGCTAAGCTGGTTAGACCTGTCTGAGTTAAGACAAGATGCTTCAGAGACTGTGGGCCAACAAATGCTGTGTCAGCCAGAAACATGAGTAGATTTCCAGTCAAGACAATAATGTTCAGATAAGCATTGCTTTGAAAGGCACCTTCGTACACCCAGTTAATTTGACACCttgaaaagaacagaaaaatccAATGACGTTACTAATAAATCAATCTGATAAAATTTCCCCACTATTACAtggtcatttaaaaacaacaatcgAAATGCAATCTCACATACAAAGAAAGCCCAATGAACTATGGTCTTCCTTGACTTAAAAGCTATTATTCTTTGCTGGCAGCATATAGCTGATATTCACAAGCCCCTATGTTTTAAACTCAGATAAAAAGAGGCCATAATGGGAAGTGAAAACTGTCTAGGGCTGATTGGGTGTGGAGGTCCTGACTGTGACGTTGTTCATGAAAGTCACACAGAGACATGCTAAGTAAGGGGGGTTTCCCTTCCCTAATCAACACAATCAAAATCTTATCCCTATAATAAGGGCACTTCTTACAAGGCTAGAATCTCCTTCTCCCCACATTTCATGAATGATATTTTCATGGAAAAGCAGGTGAGATGTTTCCTACAGCAAATTTGTTGGTGCTAACATAAATAATAGGACGTGAAGGTTTCACCCATTCCTGCAAATGGTCCAATAACTCCAGGCCTTAACAGGAGAGAGCCCAGAAAAAAGCTATTTCCAAATA
Encoded here:
- the CD180 gene encoding CD180 antigen is translated as MACQIYWLILMGLFCVRCEVSEPVDTMCTEVIANKSYSCEDLGLREIPERLPATTEILDFSFNLLSSLHNSTFSKLKNLVYLDLTRCQINWVYEGAFQSNAYLNIIVLTGNLLMFLADTAFVGPQSLKHLVLTQTGLTSLAFIPMQNLDNLETFDLGSNHISSLQLPPSFPTRNLKYLDFQMNNIQRIAAKDINILLQTKNLTLILTGNDIIHIEAGAFQSNLFYSLDFGGCIDISVVLAGMQETRTHTLWLGTFEDAENGLPINPTMLLNLCNISVVDISLQKRHFLHLTAATFQCLSKLQRLDLTHTYISMLPPDITGMNMLEELILNRNAFKHMCNISSTAFPSLTHLHIRENAENLDLGSGCLKTLSKLQHLDLSHSYIENLDCCSNQLKGLSGLRHLNLSYNKQLQLQDLAFKEGANLELLDLAFTRLHINASQGPFRNLHLLHVLNLSYSYIDTNIQHLLQGLQTLFLLNLRGNKFQSGTILNENLFHQVPSLEVLILSFCDLTAIQNQAFHTLKKLKQVDLSHNKLIAFSTDAFSNLKSIYLNFANNRIHIIPRDMLTNLSGQSIINLSYNPLECTCSNIGLITWYKQNMDKIEDPEGTVCCEPKALAGAKLSTVTLSCGISVAGIVCTVLGLMLLAAVSLVWVARILKRNYQQL